From Antennarius striatus isolate MH-2024 chromosome 9, ASM4005453v1, whole genome shotgun sequence, one genomic window encodes:
- the LOC137601649 gene encoding uncharacterized protein, producing the protein MTAASPVCSPASSRSTQSSPVCLPACRRHLKKGKVLQSRLHLRSAPGVWLMLGVVVVLVGMGVAVAGYVSAAPKPVGNRGSTHVERMKLAGPVVMGVGLFIFICAATLLYENRDLEVLRQESLDDLEDLKGKNSWKDLQEQPSLSCQQQWEAKEGKQGCWATQAHTLPLSNRNCSPLLPPPHRQKISSRSSLLPPSDPGDRENEEDRQEEEQEKEGRSTLLAHVLHHQEPTPYPPSPCPSISHSIYSDSCNSSEINFNIWTGCAQPPQRLSPAGSTSSVS; encoded by the coding sequence ATGACAGCAGCCAGTCCTGTCTGCAGCCCTGCCTCTTCCCGCTCAACCCAGTCCTCACCTGTCTGCCTCCCGGCATGCCGCCGACACCTGAAGAAAGGCAAGGTTCTCCAATCCAGACTGCACCTACGCTCTGCCCCGGGTGTTTGGCTGATGCTGGGTGTGGTGGTGGTTTTGGTGGGGATGGGGGTTGCAGTGGCAGGATATGTATCTGCAGCGCCAAAGCCCGTGGGCAACCGAGGCAGCACCCATGTGGAGAGGATGAAGCTGGCTGGACCTGTGGTTATGGGAGTGGGATTATTTATCTTCATTTGCGCCGCCACTCTTCTGTATGAGAACCGGGACCTGGAAGTCCTCAGACAGGAGTCGCTCGATGACCTTGAGgacctgaagggaaaaaacaGCTGGAAGGATTTGCAGGAGCAGCCCAGCTTGAGCTGCCAGCAGCAGTGGGAGGCTAAAGAAGGAAAGCAGGGATGCTGGGCCACTCAGGCCCACACACTCCCTCTCTCAAACCGGAACTGTagtcctcttcttcctccccctcaTAGACAAAAGATTAGCAGCAGATCATCACTTCTGCCTCCCTCAGATCCAGGAGATCGAGAAAAtgaggaggacagacaggaggaggagcaggagaaggaAGGACGGTCAACCCTTCTGGCCCATGTTCTGCACCACCAAGAGCCGACTCCTTACCCTCCCTCTCCCTGCCCGTCCATCTCTCACTCCATCTACTCAGACTCCTGCAACTCCAGCGAGATCAACTTCAACATATGGACAGGCTGCGCTCAGCCGCCTCAACGCCTTAGCCCTGCCGGTTCGACTTCTTCTGTCTCTTAA